The DNA window TCATTGAGTAGCAAAAAAATCAGTTAATTTTATAAAAGTACTGTCAATAACACTTTACAAAGGAGAAATTCAAGTGTAAATTCCTTCTCATAATCAAGAAAAAATGGGTATTTGTAACAACATTGTTGTAGCAGGGATTGGGTTAGGTGCAGAATATAATTGCCTTACCACAGCAACTGGGTAATGACATCTCACACTGGTGCAGACATGCCAAATATTAACAATGTGATGGAAGTGTCTTAATTTCACTCTGCAGTGAGTTCTATTTACAAATATAATCAGGGGAAGTATGAAATTGCTGGCAAAGTTATCAGGACTACTAAGTTCTTCTTAGCCCCTTTTTCCTAGTTTACTTCTGTTTAAAGGAAGAGAAACACCAATTTATTAAAGAATATATGCATTGCATGCTTCATTATTCTATATCAATGTGTTATGTAGTGTTCCTGCTTAAGAACGGAAGCGTTCTATAAAAGACTGAAAGCGATTGTAAGAAAGCTCTATTGTTGCTTGAATACAGCTATTTACTGGTCACATGAGAAATGGATTTTGAACCTGGTTGTCCTGCTCAAAGGCAGGATACCGTAACTGCTGCCAAAAACTTGAGTAGACATGAGTTAGGACACTGCAAAAATATATGCCAGTTAGTTAAACAAGTTTGTAAGTTATAAAACTGAATTGTACAACCATAGCATTATCAAGGCTAACTTTATGATTTAACCAGATTCTACAGAGTACTCTGCTTTGAACATCCAAGTTACCAATCACATCACATTTTTTGTGACGAAATGCAACTATAATAGCAATTCTGATACAGCCCTCATTCACTGTGACAATatgctcttttaaaaagttttatttaacAGCATTACACCCTCTTtattcaattaaaacatttgcagaacaaaCAAACTATGTATAACAGTTCTGCAGTTAAGGaaactgccaggaaaaaaaaaacaccgagAGAGAAGTAATTAAGACAACATAATGGCATGTATAGGGTTTTAAGGCCTGAAAATACAAGCTACTGAAGAAACAAAACGATGCACCCTCCTATGTCGTTTTTAACAATCTAGTTCTGCAGATCGATTATATTGGTTACGTTCCGGAGACATTTACCAATTTACCCAAACCAAGTTTGGCATCGAACACGCATATGAAAAGATAAACAAGCACCGTATAACCCAGCACTCGGGCGTGAAGAAAGAGGGATAAAAGAAGTTTAACAGCGACTTGCCGCCTGCGATGCTCACtggctaccccaccccccaccccccttggcgGGGAACTGATAGCGCgctggcttttgcaggaggaaagaaaaacCGCACTGAAGAGCCAATGAGGCGGGACcctacagccccctcccccctaagACGGTCCCAGAAGTTTGACTTCATCTATTGCTTCTTCCTCCCGACCTCCCTCCAGGTGAGCCGTGGCGCCTGAGCGGCTCACACCGCAGTCACGAGGGCCGGTAGCGAGCGCCTGTGGCGCCCCCTAGAGGTTCGCGCGCAACCCGCTTCGAGCCCCCTTACTGCTCACGAGATCCCGCCACGAGCAGATCCCCCCCGCCGCCGCGGGAccagcctccccctcctctgACCAACCGCTCGTCTGGAGCAGAGGCGACCCCAGCCGGGTAGAGGAGAGCGAAGCGGCGGGCTGTTACCTCAGAGCCGCCCGCCGCCGATCCCGGGGCTTCTCCCTCGCCCGGCCCCTGCGGATGTTCCACGCTCCCCTCGGGCCGTGTCGCTCGGCTCCCTCCGCCACACGCGAGTTCTGCTCTGCGCGCCGCCATAATGTGACGGCGGTACCCAAACAAGCCGGCCCACACCAGAAACACACCGGAAGTAAGCCTGAGGACGCCGGGTCCGCGGCCTCATTCTCGGTTGAGCCAATCAGCGGACAGCTTTCAGTGTCACGGCACGCACTACGCCATTCTGCCCCGCCTCCCCAGAGCCCGGATGAAGAGAAAACTCCAAGGGCTTCTCTTGTTATCTCGCATCAGGTGACTACAGCTCCCAGTGTGCCCTGCGCAGCGCACGTTCGGAAGAGACACGAACAGCCTTTTCGCTTTTCCCAACACAAAGTCGCGCCAGAGAAACGCTATAGGCTAATTCAATCGCATTGCTTCTTGGGAAACGTAGTCTTTCTGCCGTGTTGCCGTCCTTTGCACATGGTGGGGATATGCATCGGTTTCACTCAGGGCGCCTACTGCTGTTGAAGCGCTCTGTGCGGAAAGCGCTCGACTCCACGCTAGGGTGAGTCTGGAATTACCTACTTCGCCAGCAGTTTGGTCGAGATAGATAGGGTGAAATGCTTTTCAAGAGGGCGACTAAGTTGGTGGGTAAGTCACCGCCTTTGGCGCCACAAGCAGTTTGAGGATCAGGACGACTAAGCGCTAATTTCTGGTCCACAGTTCAATGACAGGTGGTTGGCACTTACCAAGCATTGAAAGAACAGGCGTCGAAGAAGGAACACTGAATCTTAGTTGAATTTATTCAGACTGAACTCTCTTTGTCGTTGTAAAATTCTGTGTCGTTTGAGTTCATCTACTAATTGGCCTTGCTAATGTCACTGTAACCTGGTAACAGTGGACCAACTGTCGTGGTGCTGCGGTGAGGAACCATCATTTAATCACCCGGAAAATGTGACATAAAGCATGTAAGTGGAAACTTACAAGGCCAGAGTGCCCATTTAAATTTCCCTTTTTCAAAGCATGGGTTATGCCAGATTATACACTCTCTGTCCCACTATAccctgtcccaccaaaagatctcaggagatttttgaATTAATCCATCACCACTTCCTGAACCTCCTTCCTTGTACAGTGTTCccgttgggtcctagtgcctaatGCCCTCAAAACTCCTGTCCTAATACTCTGGAAAGTTTCTCTCAATTCTACTCTGCATAGTGCTGTGGAGGACAATGATCATTGTGGGATCAACTCTGCTGTagtcttccctggaaaaaaaaaagatgttattCAGACACGAGAGCGAGAAACTAACTTTTCTGGATACAGAAAGAAgtgctttcattttcatttacaaAAAAGGAGGGGACAACTAAACTATAAGCAAACAACAGACTTTCTTCTGCTTATGGGAGGAATCCAAAGCAAGGCTTCCTAAAAACTTCAAAAACTTCCTCTCTCCGAGCTGATACTCTCCCCTCCCACTCTCACAAACAAATGGAAGACTCTTGCCCCAGTTGACAGCCCAATGTGGGATAAGTAGCCTTGGGAATGTGCtggaaggggaggaacttcacagCGGAAGACTTCAAGGCGAGTTGTTGCTGCCTTTTTCCTCCCCGGGTGTCCATGGTGGAGGAGGTGATGTGACtgccaatcaccctgtgctttcctccctccccttcccatgtGCCTGGCATGGAGCTTACACAAAGGCTGGAGAGGAGGACAGTGGGGACTGCAGGGCTCTAACTGGTATAGCCAGCCAAGGCCAATTGGAACCCTGAGGAGCTACTGTGAGTAGTGAtccaccctccccacaacatgcTCTCATCCAGCACTtgagcatgcacacacacaaagcaccATGGAGGTAGTGGGCAGGTCTCCCCATTACCCACGCTCCCTCCAGCCCAAATACTAAGCCAGGCtcacctgcctccccccacccgcaaTTCATTGCTCACCTACTCATAgtcctttgggactattttctactgtggaagcacgcACTTCTACCTCACCACTACTGACAGCGCTTTTATCCTTTTCTGAAACAGTATACATCAGACCCAAAGCCAGCATTATTAGAAACAATCTCAGCAGCAACATATTGTTAGtcctattgtattattatgttattgtttatttactttgttgtgcaccgccctgagcccttcgggggagggtggtatataaattaaatatctaatctaacTACTAGGTGATGTACCAGAAATTGGATAATGTGCTACAATTTCTAGTCTGCTTCCCCAAAGAGCATGCATGAATTATTATGTAGTGCAGTAGGATTTACTCGGCAGTTCATTATTTCAAGTTCATCAAGAATGCACTACACCTGTGCTTGCAAATGAAATCTAACATGCCCATTTGAAATGTAAAATTTAAACTATTCATTCTGTTTAACAAACTAATTTCCCAAGTACATATTTTTAATGCTTGTTACAGATATCTGAAAAAGGAAATTGGCATTTTCATTGCTAAAAAAGTTGCCAGTACAAGACTTAATACTGTTAAGGCATCTTATCTTAGAAAACCAGCCAAAGCTACATCAGTGATTATCCTCCAAAATTATAGCTAAAGGGCAGGCCCAACCAAAGGAGTTTAGGGCTGGTTGCACGATGCATGCTACCTTGGATGTATGCTACCTTCTGTGCCATATGTCCATTCATCTCtatggggcttttcagcagtggggaagtccagggcTTTTTCCTGTTTCCCGCGCCACTGAAAAGCCCATTTGGAGGGATCATGACCTGCTGCTTCCAGGtttggaggagactcaaagtttGGTTAAGTATGTAACATGTTCTCAATATGCACTACATTTTATTGAAAACGTATTGCTAGGCTGATAATTTTTTGACAGCACTATAGTCTTGGTGAAATCATGATGCTTACTATATAATTAAAATGGGGTCATTTCCAGCTTCAAACTCTAAGTACAACAGCAGACAATTGTCTACTATTAGCTGAGGTGATTTTCTTTATGTAATTGAACAGTTAACTAAACTGTGGAGTTTAACTAAACTCCACTTCCAATGGAGATACTGATGACCAGGAGGATAGGTGGACCGATTCATGTAGGTAGATTCACGCAAGAGAGGCTACCAGCCATGGTAACTGAAGGAAGCCTCCAACTATAGAGGCAGCAAATAATTCAATACCAGTGCCGGGAAGAAGCAGTGGGGGAGGGTCTCAGCCTTTATGCCTTCTAGGGCAATTTAGTTGGTCACTATGTTTGGTTCACTAGAGTTTCCTTTAGAAAACTACCATAGTCTTCCTGAAACTACTCTTTTTTCTTAACGGTTTATTTATGTTCAGCCTAAAATGTAATAAACGAAACAAAGAATTCAAAGCACCACTCTTCTTCTATAGTACTGATGTGGAATACAATTATGTAGGCTTCATTATTCTTCAGTATTCATTGGAATTGGTTCCTTTTCATTAAAAGTAGACCCACATGATACCCATCATATGTTACTGACAACCACAATCTTTATTTGGGAATCCGTGATCACTGATGTTTCAGGCACTCTTACACAATGGACATCAGAGAAACTAAGCATAAATCCTTTAGCCATTGTCTTCCATTTCCTGTAGTCAATTTCTCTTCCAAAAGTTCTTAAACGTGAAAATTTTTTGATTTATTAATTTTGCAGACAGGCTAGTAAAACCAGTAATGGGGCCAAAGTTAGACTTGTATTCTTTTCTAATGAAGTTCTAACTTATTACCTTCTTTAGAACGCTACTGCTGCACAGATCACTGAACACCTCAGTCGGTCTTTTTTTTTATCCAGCTGTAGCAGTTTTCTGGCCATATCTGTGGAACAGCAGCCATCTTCTCTGCATTCTGAGATGTGAACTACAATACTCTTCCCCATCTTTTAAGAAATGCTCAACACATTTATTACAGCACCTTTCAACCATACCTACACAAACTGGGCCTGAATTTCTTGTTACAGTTAGCATCTATCTTTCAAGCTATATTAATAGGATATGAATAGGACTCAAGTGAAGAGGCTCACCTTAAGATATATTGGACACCTTATGTTTAAATAAATAGTTTCATTAGAGCTTTCCTTTTGTAGTGCATTTTATGGTTTGGAACCTGTTTTAAATTTTGCTATTAGAAGATGCCCCGGCCAATtttagagatgggggggggggggggagaaatgatttaaataaatagcTTTAGCACAATGCCACCAGCtgatatttgctttaaaaaacgGTTAACCGTTCTTGTGATTCTCAAAATGGTCCACCAGTACATTCCCCAATTAAATCACTGGAGATTTTATCAACGGGATATTAACATAACTACTGTGGTCAGTTTACATCCTATTTATATTGTATAGCATCACTGTTGAATTACAGAATTAATAATGCTGAGGCTCTGAACGCTTGTAAGAAGTGAAAAGAAAAGTGTGATTAATATATACTATGGTGTCCTATAATCATTACTAAGAAGAGCTAGTAGCCTGAAGTATTTTTATAATTCATATTTATAAAGAATCAAAATGTCAACATGATGTGCCAGTATTTTTGTGAAAAATTTAAATACAAGTTCTCTATGATTTACCTCACCACAGATAAGAGGTTCATAATATTTTCCACTTAAAAACAGACATCTATGTCTACTCATCTGAAGAAAACATTGAACAAAGCAATGTTTGCATCTGCTGTGGACCTCCCTGTCTCCTCTTTCCCAAAGCCTCTTTTGCAGTTCCTTCAGTTTTAAGAAGTGACTGGTTAAACCGTGTatggagctcacaggcaggggtAGGGCCTAAGGACAATCCCCGCATCCTGAACAGACAAGTCCAAATTGCCCTACAGTTCTCTGGATAGTAGTTACTTATCACCCAGAGCCTTATTTTACAAACAGCAATTTTGTGCCTGAAGAAAGTCTCTGAAGCAAGTATAAAAAAACAAGTCCTTGTCGGTTTTCAGTGAACATTTAGGCCAAGTGGTTAATTTTCTCCCTGAAGCATTTCCTCTATTTCTTTGTCCCAGTTGTTGTCTCTCTTTTCTGATTCTGTGACCACTTCATACTCTTGAAGTTCCTGTTGAAGTTCCTTTTCCCAGTCTGCAGTTTCTtctaaacacaaacaaacatttgGATTCACTGGACTGTATAGTGAATCAAGGCATATTTACCTTCAAGGGACAGACAATGTTATTTCAAGACTAAAATAATGATCGGCAGATTCAACTGTGAAAGAAAATCTGAGGATGTGGGCTAGCCTATGTGGTTTTCTTTCCACATGAACAGTTCCAACCTTTCTTGAGCACATACTTGTATGGACATGTGTAACATGTGAACCAAGAGATCATTTGCTACTAGCCATATCTgttcaaagagatttttttttctagttgGTATTACTATGGAATGTTCagctatgttttttaaaatcaccttctTGGCCTATTGGTCTTGTTCATGTGCAAGAATCTTAAGACCAGAAGGAACCTTTGAAATTCCCACATAGAACAGTGGGTACAAAcaaaaaatggctactgcaggagacGGCACtaaacacaaaatgtcagggagccaGGTTAGTTATGCATTATTCCAGGCATAATTCTTCACTATTTCAGGCAAAAGATCTGTTTAactggatgccttttaaaatgtttaaaaatactttCTTCATTGTGGCAATGTATAAACAGTGTGTATTGCCCTTTGGGGGATagcggtataaaaatttaataaataataataataatattgaagatccttatgctgtggtggcagctgctgccaaagcaacattaaaaaatatgCATAGCCAATCAGCTCTCCAGTGGCCAGCACTGCTGGACCATAGTCCCATGTGgtctaatccactttcaaaaacatttggtgggtgccaggaaaggtgttggtgggcgcCATGGTACCCACAGGCATCGTGTGTTGTGGACCACTGCCGTGCATCTATTAATAATTCCAGTTAGTGTAACACAGTAAGTTTTGCAGTTGAGAAAAAGAAACACTTAACAAGAACACAAATTTGTATTTTACCTTTGGGGTAAGAAGTGAATGACTTTATTGAACCATCTTCTATTTAAAGGTATGCAAAATCAAAGAAATACTTGGTTGGATTCAGTGAACTTTCCTCATTTAATCTTGGCCAGTTCTCCTCCGTTTTGCAGCTCTTATCCCACAGTGGTTTTTAACATTGATCCTAAGATCCTCCAACCCAGCCTTCTGGACGATCAAAGGGGATCTCCCTAACTCCCCTTTTCACCCCAGTTGGATCTAACTCAATGTCTTTAGAGATGTAAATGAAAGAATGTAAAACGATATTCATTTTACCTTCCACTGTAGcagtttcctctttctttttgtcAAGCACAAGTTGTTCAATCTCTTTTCTTAAATCTTCTCGATTTAAGCTGCACGCATCAAAAGCATCGCTCACAAATTCTGACACACCTGGGCTGGTAGAAATTTCTTCTTCATCCTTCAAATGTTAAAATATAAGTGGAAAAATGTAAATATCTCTTAAGTACTTCTTAATGTCATAcctagggaggggggaaacagaggTAACTGGCACAGCATTTCTGTACAGACTGAGAACAGAATGGAGAACTGAGACTCTCCTTAAGTTTATGGGCATAAATTATCACAGCTGTAGCAAAAAGGAGCTTGATGGATCCATCTGACCTCACTTGTTTTTTCTACTTCTACCATCCCAGACGTGAAAAGCAACAGCAAGTCTACGAGGTTATTAAGACCTAAGGAGGACTGGATCAGTACTCATGAGCAGTGCAAGTTTTCCCAGGTGGGGAAATAGTACTCTGCTATTTGGAGGAGCTCATAGCTAGGGaataaagaatagccggggaaagcaatggcaaactaccccacaaaaacggcttgcctatgaaatcactacttgcagtggtaccccagggtcaaacatgactgaaggggaaacgttaCTTTATTTGGAGGAGGCAAAAGGGAAAACAATGCACCTTGTCCGTTTGACTAGACACGCTGACATTGGCAATTGCCTAATTTAAAGGGTGGTCTGAATTGCCATGGCCACTCATGTCCCTTAATAAACTTGGGGCTTTGCCATCAGAAGTAGTTCTTCAGAAATAAGTTTCGACTGACCACATgttcataattaaaacaaaaatacttAGGTTGTAGATATTGATCAAGAGTACAGGATAGCTTTACCTCTTGAGGTTTTAGCTGAGACTTAATTGCCACAGGTGGGGTCTTTGGTCGCACAGTTTCTAGAAAAGACAAACAGAATTCTGAAGATGCCTTATGTCAGTATATGGAGAATATACAATGGGGTGAGAATTTAATCTCAAGCAATATAATTGTATAGGGTTATAAGAAGTTGAGTTTGATTCAGCAGGAAAAGCTCTATTTTTGTTCAAGGAGTTCTGTTTGATCACTTCATCTTACAATTGTGAATCATCTTCTCTTAACCTCGAGCCAGACAAGTTGAACTCTGTTATATCCTGTTTCAAAGAAAGATAGAAGCTAAATTGAAGATTAATCCACCAACACTTCCTGTATCTTCTTCCTGGACCACCCCAAAGAACAAGCTGGGACCAGCTTGTTCTCTGGGGTGGGCTTAGAGGGGGCTTCTCTTTTGTGTTGGCAAACAAGCAGATGCTCAAAGCTTTTATGCATAgcttggctgggggtggggacaaagaaaaaggggaaaaccaAGCTTACATGCTGAAAAAtaaattttcatttaaaacaaaaggagCGTTTTCTCCTTGGGTTGCAACGGctaggggtgggggctggggggaaagtctttaatttttaaatcatTTCCTAACTGACCAGACATACACAGCTCAATCGAGACTTCTTTTCATATCCATCTCTCGCTTGCTCATCTGTATACGTTgcaatttttccctctttcccaaAGGATTTGTTCTACTTGTCTGTTTGCAAGTCCCCAGCACATTCAAACATGAGATTTTTCCCAGTCAAGAGGCAGAGACACACACCAATCATAGTCCAGTTGCACTTTTCTCTCGCTTTTGTTCTCTACAATGCAAGTCCATGTTTCTGCAAAGCAAGTGTTTGGGGgctgaggaggagggaaaagaaatggAGTGGGTGAGGAGATACCGCTGGTAAGAGCAGGCGGTTGACTGGAGGGAAGGAGAGCTAATTGTGGCAGtgcaagcagagaaaagcagCCCAAAAGCTCCGGCCAAACACAGACACTGTGTCTGCTGCCATTTTCCTGTGAGGGTGGATGCGGAAGGAGTGGAACACGCACAAAGGAGTAAGTGATGCAACCTCCCACCAGCACCACCCCAATcttgccatggggaggggggaatgtaaTTCAGGAGGATTAGACAGAGGCTGGAGAAGGAGCCGAGAAGGAGCACCAAGATGTCTGGATCTAGATTTCTCTTTCCTCGCCTCATGTGAAGAGACTACTTCTGTGAAAAACACACACTTTTTTGTGCAcacataactcccccccccccgccccccaaatcacTGGTCAACCTTTTGCAAGATCTGTCCTCACCTGGTTCTTTTTAAATTGCAATACATTTGCAAGTGCAGGAGCATGCACTCACAGACACTGAAGCATGCTCTGCTTCTCTTTCTTCTAGCCTGGCACTGGCTCTCCTAAGCCAcctccaacccacccacccccgggaaTACTTTCTTCGCCGGAAGTATGCTGCTTCTGCCAAAGAACTTCCAAcaacttttttcccccctgaaacaaGGTACAGTTCCTTTCAGTAATAGGTATGAGTGACTTGGGTGCAACTTCTGATGTATTTTTGAGCATCGAGCACTTGTTCCTGACAGAACAATAAATTATATACAGGCATCCAAGAGATATACTTGCAGAATACAAAAAACAGAAGTAAACAAATGCATAGGATTCAGAACTACTAAATAAATTGATATGTAAGCTAAACACCCAGTCTTGTGAGTGATGGCTACATCTGTTTTTTTGGCCAAGACATTTGTATTTGATTTGTGTTTAGTTTGATTTGCCAGATTATAGCTGCCTTAACAAAATACTGCAGGCCGACATGGTATAAGGGTTGGATTGTTGGACTAGAACTGaagaacccaggttcaaatccccaacaGTATCGTTGgccgaccttgggccagtcattcactCACAGCCTAACCTTGCAAACCTAACCTCACAGCCCCAGGGGTggacaacctatggcactccagatgttcatagactacaatttgcatcagcccccaccagcatggccaattggccataacaaTTTATGCTGAGAAATTCAAGaactattttgctttttaaagtttcTCTCTTTTGGATTTCAAGTAAAAGACCTTTAATTAGGAGACCAGCGAAAGGGGTTGTTATCCAACCTAACAAGATAGTTATGAAAATGAAATCTCTACCTGCCAGCTCTCTTCCTTCTTCGCTGCCacccttttcttttcttattgCTTGCTGTTGTGCAGCCAATGCTGTGAGTTGTGCAGACTGTTTAATCAGAGAGACACGGTAGAAATAATTCCTCCAGAATACCTCTTCCTTTACACTAAAGACAGAGATTTTATAATTTGATAAGTTTTTATATCAGTTTGGAAGCTATGGGAAGTAAGCTGTAAGGGACTTTCCCTAATAGacacagaaatttttaaaaaagatcttatTAATATGCAACATTTGAATCCAATATGTAATATTTGTGTTTAATGGAAAAACatatttataaagaaaacaaTAATTATAATTCTAAACACTAATTTTAACACTATATTGTACTTATTTCTGATTTTCTAATGTTATAACAAtctatttttaataaagaaaaataaattgaaatgaaGATAATCAGATATCCAAAGAGGAGAAAATAATCAAAGTAAAAaagagttatttttttttctttccaataatTGTTAACATTTtcagagagaaaacaaaattattatttcttattttttGACGTGGTTAACAAATCTAAATGCAAGATTGCTATGATGGCAATGTCTAGTTCTACCTATTAACACTGAAGACATATCACACTTATGGGAACAGGACAGACAtaccatcagaggtgggatccaaccagttctcacaacTTCTCTAggagtggttactaattttttctgagtgccgagaaggggttactaaagcaacctccctgcccaatagggactggaggtgcgtgtgtgcggcggtgtcactgtttgaatcctaccaccatcggaacctgttattaaaatttttggatcccaccactacataCCATGGCCACCagaattaataaatatatatgtagAGTGCCTTAAATATCCATCTGTAGACCAATTTACGTGATCCTTGGTTGATAGATAAAGGATAGATTGCATATATTATGCTGGGGTCCCCAGACTTTTTGAGCTtggaggcacctttggaattatgACACAGGGTgttgggtgcaaccacaaaaaagCTGCCTAAGGAAGTGCAGCCAAACACAAACTGGTTGCCATAGCTTACCTTAAATCAGACAGTTAAGATCCATATGTATTGGGGGTAACTGCTGGCAAAGGACAGTCactcaaatctccaatggccaatcagaagcctagcTGGGGAAAAGCCTATCTGCCCCgtgtgcttttaaaaactctTGGCAGGTACCAAGAGATGTATCAGCAGGCAGTATGTTGGAGACTCATGAATTATGCAAATGGCTTTATTTTTGTTAACACCTATATGTTGATGAAACTATTTGCTGGTGGGAACTAAGTTCACACGAAATCCTATGTCGAAACTCAAGAGGACATCTTCTTCAGAAATGGTCTAATAATATCTGACAATATTGcaacaaatatcctttgaaaGCTAATTTagatttaatatttaaatatagtcTGTCGCTTTTCCATTTTGAGTAGCATGCCATGAATTACCACATTTTATATGCAACTGGAAAACCAGATTATGTAATGCTGCAAGATAATGATAAAAGTTAACGTCTTACACATGAGCAGTTACTATTTCTTAGTTAGCCGCACACATTAAGAGATTTCTGAAGATTACTCACTGTTTTGGGACCAGATCAAATCTCATTCGGTTTAGAAGCTCATCTTCCTGTAGCATTACCAGTGCAACTGGATACATCTGATCAAAGTCAAAATTAAACTGAACCC is part of the Sphaerodactylus townsendi isolate TG3544 linkage group LG04, MPM_Stown_v2.3, whole genome shotgun sequence genome and encodes:
- the SYAP1 gene encoding synapse-associated protein 1, with product MLRGLSGWFGMGQAEEEAKPPPLEEKSAAGEGEAAPEEEAAVRSQEQVELEVDADPLLNQAKGLGSYLFNFATTATKKITESVAETAQTIKKSVEEGKIETIIDKTIIGDFKKEQEKFVQQQHIKKSEAAVPPWVDSNEEETIQQQILALSADRRNFLRDPPAGVQFNFDFDQMYPVALVMLQEDELLNRMRFDLVPKHVKEEVFWRNYFYRVSLIKQSAQLTALAAQQQAIRKEKGGSEEGRELAETVRPKTPPVAIKSQLKPQEDEEEISTSPGVSEFVSDAFDACSLNREDLRKEIEQLVLDKKKEETATVEEETADWEKELQQELQEYEVVTESEKRDNNWDKEIEEMLQGEN